The Megalobrama amblycephala isolate DHTTF-2021 linkage group LG1, ASM1881202v1, whole genome shotgun sequence genome segment CTTTGCAGTTTGGGCAGGAGCATTGTcttgttgaaaaaaaatatctgaTCATTCTTCTTTAGATAACGACTTTTCATTTATGggaatgttgttttaattttggGCTTGGCCCATTTTATTTTGCCCAGGAGTGTAGGTAGGTTTTAATATTTGTCCATCTGGAAATAATTGGATGGTTGtgattgctgtgatctcatgcgagtgacaggttgtcccgtcCTGACTACAGTGAACAACACACCATCAGAAAAGAGAAGTTGTTGCAAGAGGCAGGGGAAGTTATTCTGAAACTGCCAAAGGGAAAAAATCAGCGGTATACTGTGAGAATGCCTCTGGAATGAGTAATGTATACATACGTCTAGCAGTGCTTTCTGCACCATGACCTGGCTGTAGACTCTGATGCCCTCTTCTGGACAAACGGAACGCAGCTCCTCCTTATTCAGAGAGAAGAGCTGAGCTCCTGTCAGGACACCCAGACTGTTTACAGTGCTGAGACAAAGATAGAGATCACAACATGAGCAAATTTCAGAGGTCTTAGATCAGTTCAGCTCCAGATCATCATGTCTAGATGTGTGTATTTTACTCACTATTCATTGAAGCCTTTGGCCCTGAGCCATTCCTGAACCTCAGCTGAGGTAGAGTGATAGTCCAGCGGTGCCGTTGTGTCATTCGCTTTATTAATTACCACAGGGCGTACTGATGCTGCTCTACCATTGGCCAGTCGCTGCAAGAGCTCATCATTCATCAATATTACTGTTAACACATATAAATATCACAGtaagaaatgaaatgaaatgtacaTTTGTGATATTTGGACATTTATGATATTCTCTGATTAGTACGGGGAAATGTAAAGTCAGTGGGTCAATTATAAAAACCCCATGTCATCAGGAGGAATCTTGTATCATTCAATGTGTtgctattgttaactaaaaccaaaGCTATTAAAGATAAATTAATGGCGATAAATCTGAAATAAACCATGTATTAATTAGATGAAACATAAACttgaatttaaaatgttaccttggcaactaactaaaataagtttatgttgaagtattaaaatgacaaactaaaataaaaaattaattaaagtcaagatatatcaaatattaaaaaacaaaaactaataaaaatgacaaaagcacatagcaaaattaaatatatatatatatatatatactaaaataacaacatCATTCTGAAGGGGGTTAATTTTGTGATACTGATCAGATGACTCTACATTATCCAGCTTATTAAACAACtagcaaaataaatgtataataatatataattaatataatcaacattgaatttaatttaattattgtgTAATTATGTGAGGGAAAAAGAAACCCCAGAATGCTACATGAAACTATGACTGTTAGATGTGTTAGAAGACTGTTGCCAAAACAACTGATCAAACAgttattcattattcataggCCTACAACATATTTGACTGCAGAATGTtacgattgaccaatcagaatcaagtattgaAAGTCGTGTAGTACTAATACTGGAGAAAAATCAGTCTAAGGtttatgaataaaattaatttttctgAATGACACAAAGtaggtttgttcattttcttgtATACAATACTGAAATAATGACTTGACCATCCTCTATAACCTCAAAGCTCTTAACTTTTTCTCCAGAAGTAGGCTACTGTCCTTGTAATCATATACTTTGAAGAAAAAGACATTCATTAGACTGTAGTGACTGGGTAGAAGTGACTAATTTGCAAGTATTGTTGTTGTAAGAAACATTACCTTTCTCTCCGTCTTCACCAACTGGCGGCATACTGTGTGGGCGTGGATCAGGGCGGATTGCTTTTTCGCCTGAGGAATTGGGTGCAGCATAAAAAGACATTGCTCTCGGTGGAGAGATAGGAgctttctataaaaatatgTTAGAAATTAGTTTGTGACTGAGGATGTGAATGTGTTGTTATATGTTGCTGGTTGCATTTGACTACTTTACCATGGACTGGTTGCGCATTACTACGTTGGAAGAGTCAACTTCTGCGTGATTGATTGGCTCGAGGATATTGTGTGGAACAAAACCAATCTGACCATAATCATTCTTACACTTCCACCATCGCTTTGAAGACTCTAACACCTGAGGCAGAGAGGATAAGAGAGACAAAGTGATTGAAAATGAGGGGAAATGGAGTAAACTGGGAACTTGTGTGAGTGGTGATTTTCAAGAGGAAGCACAGATCACTTTACAGATCATCAATACTGTGAAATTTGTGCTgagaactctctctctctctctcttttttttaaataataataattttggtCAGCAATTATGGAAATAACTGACCAAACTCTGACCAAACTTTAAATGctagtagtgtatatatatatatatatatatatatatatatatatataaatggaaATGGAAGTTGGAGGAAGCATTGCTGGTGTGTGTCTATGCAAGGTACCTCTAGAGTTTCTCCCTGTAAGACTGAAAGCTCACTACTGTTTCGTGCCACAAAGTCATAACTGCAGCGATACATCCTTTCTTCATGAGGAGGCAGAGAGTCTTCCATCCTACACCAtaatcacacacacaataaGACAAAGTGCCATCACAAAGACgctgcacacacacagctgacTGGTCCATACTAACCCATCATGTTCATGGTGTACAGTTAGACGTGCCTGATCAAGTACCTGTGGAAAGAGAAAGGGAGGAGATTAATGTGGTTTGTATTGTGGTTGTGCTTATATCAGGGAGTGTGAGGTCTCATACCTGCTGAGTCTGTATAAGAGCTTCATGTTTGTGCTGGGACTCTATGGGGTCCTCGATTGGTTGTCCATACGCGTCTATGACCATAGGCTGCCAACCATCCAAAAAGACAGGTTTGTATGGAGGCACAGTCTCACTGAGTTGAGAgctgacaaaaacacattgGAGTTGATCAACTGATCTTAACTAAGGGAGAATTGacccttttaaagggttagttcacccaaaaatttaaattctgtcattaattacttaccctcacatcgttccacacccgtaagaccttcattcatcttcagaacacaaattaagatatttttgataaaatccgatggctctgtgaggcctgcatcgccagcaagttaatttcctttttcaatacCCAGAAAGctataaagacatatttaaaacagttcatgtgactacaatggttcaaccttaatgttatgaagtgacgagaatactttttgtgcaccaaaaaaacaaaatagcgactttattcaacaatatctagtgatgggcgatttcaaaacactgattcatgaagcttcgaagctttacgaatcttttgtttcaaatcagtggttcagagcgtcaaaatcacatgatttcagtaaacgaggcttcattacgtcataagtgttttgaaacttcaatagttcacgtgactttggcagtttgatacacgctctgaaccactgattcgaaacagaagattcataaagctttgaagcttcatgaagcagtgttttgaaatcgcccatcactagatattgttgaatacagtcgctaatttgttatttttggcacacaaaaagtattcttgtcactttataacataaaggttgaaccactgtagtcacatgaactgtttcaaatatgtaaatattttagtagctttctgggtattgaaaaagggagtgttattgctgtcaatgcaggccggatcggatttcatcaaaaatatcttaatttgtgttctgaagatgaacgaaggtctcacgggtgtggaacaacatgagggtgagtaattaatgacatcattttaatttttgggtgaactaaccctttaagatgtaCTTTTGTACCTTTTATGAAGTTTAAACACTACCGTCCACATTCATTGTATGTAATATCATAGAAAAGAGCATTTAGCACTTATGTTatgctccacagaagaaagaaagtcattcaggtttggacCAACAtgaagatgaataaataatgacagaatgtgcatttttgggtgaactatccattgaAGTGGTGTTCAAACTCAAAGTATAATAGTAGTACTATTTCCattcaaatttaaattctaCAGCTTTGTTACTGACAATGGCAGGGTCCAGTTTGGCCCGAGTGACGTCCACAGTTGTTTCTCTTGCTCGTTTAGATTCTGCTGTAGCAGAGAGATCGCTCCACTGGTCAGAGCGGGGCTGGAGACTGTCGCTGCCAACTTAGGACCACCTGTGGTCTTCACCATCTGGTGAACATACAACAACATACCTAATATGGCCATTACAAATCCTTTTgttgtagttttattttattgtttgggTGTGTTTCTCTGTATGTCTGCTGTGTGTGTAATTCTCTTACCAAGTGCAAAGGGATGAAGACGTGGTGCAAGAGTTCTTCTGAGGATGGCTCTGAGATTTTCATCTTTAGGCGGTCCTACAACAAACACATAGACATACAGACATAGTCTTGTGAAGTTCGTATAGTTGTGATTTCTGCACCACTAGCCAAATCACcacaaaattgcaaaaaaaaaaaaaaaaaaaaaaaaaagcaaaaataaataaataaataaataatgaataaataaattaggtACATCCTTTTTTTTGAAGGGGGGGTGGGGGGAAATAAAAGGCAGGATTTAGAAAGATTTATCATTTTGTCATCTTACCAATAGACAGAAAGAATATTTAATCTTCTGAAATATATCCACAAACTCCTGTTCTGATGGTGGGGTCAGCGTTGGTTTGAGAAGGCCATCTACAAACATAGATGTAtaatatttatgatttatgatgTTTCTGAAGGTCTTGGATAGGGTTTTGTGAAGTATGGAGGTCATCTCTCTCACCATCCTGTTTTTTATTCTTCTTGCTGCTCTTTTTTTTGCGACTCTTTTTCATGCTCTGTTGCTCAAGAGCTTCAGCTGTCACCTGCAGACGGGCCATGAAACGCTCCACATCAGCAAAACAGTGATTCACCAACTCCTAACAGAGGGAGATATAAAAAAGGAGCAAACCGTAAGGTTTTAAGCTATAAATCTATAAAAAAGGAGCAAACCGTAAGGTTTTAAGCTATAAATCCACTTACACAAACGCAGTGGCTTTCCATGTTGTTTTCAAGCCCTTTCATTACTCTTTCCTCTAAAACTAAAATCCCAGTAACATCATATTTTTCAGGTTGGGGCAACTTATCACAATTTGAGGTTTTTGAGGTAAGCTGGCATGTGTTTTAAAGTTTGTAGTTCATAAAGTTTATTaaccacaattttgctgttcaaaacagtttcatatttttgtatgtTATCTTCTACATATATCATGAATTGTCTTATCTTTTTATATTTGTTGTTTTGCTAAAAAGAGCTATAATAGGATGTTTAATGGCAGTGTCTATGGTGACAGCTTACCCTATCTACCAAAATAGCAGGGTTTGTTACAGAAGTCAATGTGCGTTCAATGAACTGTACTTTTTTCTGGGTAATAATGGTGAAAATGATTGCAAAAAGGTGTGAGTTTatgaaattaatgaatgaatgaataaataaaggttAAGTAATAAATAACCTTAAAAATACTCAGTAAAAAGTGTGACAATAGCACAGTCTCCGCTATACAAAAGTAAAGTACTGATGGATTTTTGCAGTCTGCATTCAATCAAACAGGCAATGTTGTATGTAACATTCACACTTACAACTTCTCTCTGTGCGTTGATCAGATGTGTATCTGTTTTCACTCCTCCATTTACTAAGATGGGCAATGaaatatatatcaaatgtgcatatattgtcaaaaatatatattgctgtatatatataaaatcaaacagaaatacagatataaatgcatatatacCTGCGGGACCGGGGTAAGCAGCTGTATCATTTGGAGGTAATTTGATTGACTTTGACAATCTCCTGGGAATAACTTGGGGAGCAGCCATCTTAgcgagagaaagaaagaaagggaaaaataaaaggaaaagaCAGAGGTTATTTAGAAAGTATTTATCTGTCATCCAGTTGACAGCTTTGCCTGTTCAGCTGATCACACGTAAAGTCAGGTCTGATATGGGTAAACTGTAAACTAATGATTCATAATTACAGCAAAAACATGGACAAAGTGGACAGATATGTTtccttttaaatgaaaacaaataatgTCTGATTTTTTTCATCTATATCTCCGATTCCTTGGTCACCACTTTATGTGGGACAAAACTTTCAGCCTTTTAGTTAAACAGCTTTAGGCTACCACAGAACAATTATCAAAGAGGATTATTATGTAATGGACTATTGGAAAGTGAACATTAGACACTGAAGACagaatttaattcatttgacCTGACAGGTAGACAAAAAGTGAAAAGAAGTGCCAAGAAGCTTGGAAGAAACTCTTTATATGGTTTAATAAACTAATCCTTAGGACTTGGACTGCCACAACTCCCTATAATTAAGACACGCctgttcagattttttttgccaaacagaatgaatgacttttttgtAAACCTGGTCTTGGCAAGATTGCTTGAGAGTTTCACTCATTCGTTGTTTAAGACTCTGGGATAAAGAGGGTTGACATTCCACACATAACCAATACATTACTCCACATTAGCTTCTCATTCAGTCACATCTGTGGCCTCTGACTAGCACAAAGCCATAAAAGTTTGTCAGATCTTTGTGAGCTTCTTAGCTGTCACTGGACATTTCTTCTCAGGATGAAATTTCATGTTTAGTCCTGTAAATAATGtagtaaagtaaaaaaaatattttcttttcctgaggaaacacaaaaaatgataaaaatattaattaaaaatataaataaatatgtctCAGTTTTCAAGGAATGATTTCCAAAAAGTCCATTATAACTTTTACAGCTGGATTCAAATGTCTGAGAcctctcttaaagggttagttcacccagaaataaaaattctgtcattaattactcaccctcatatcgttccgcACCCATAacacctttgttcatcttcagaacacaaattaagatatttttgatgaaatccaatgactcagtgaggcctgcattgccagcaataacacaccctttttcaatgcccagaaagctactaaaaacatatttaaaagagttaaatattttttaatattatatagcgacgagaatactttttgtgcaccaaaaataactttattcaacagtatctagtgatgggcgattttaaaacactgcttcatgaagcttcgaagctttacaaatcatttgtttcaaatcagtggttcagagcgtgtatcaaactgccaaagtcacgtgaactattgaaatttcaaaacacttgcgacgtaacgaagcctcgtttactgaaatcacatgattttggtgctctgaaccactgattcgaaacaaaagattcgtaaagcttcgaagcttcatgaagcagtgttttgaaatcacccatcactagatattgttgaaaagtattcttgtcgctttacaatattaaatttgaatcactgtagtcacatgaactgttttaaatatgtttttagtagctttctggacattgaaaaagggagtgttattgctgtctatgcaggcctcactgagccatcggatttcatcaaaaatatcttaatttgtgttctgaagatgaatgaaagtcttatgggtgtagaacaacatgaggatgaataataaatgacagaatttacatttttgggtgaactaacccttttgtcttgtgtgtttttctgtttcCTTCAGCATCCCTGCAGCCCTACAGGcagtttaaaaatgtatggATGATTGGAAAGacataaaatttaattatatagCAACTAGACCATTCAACAATTTGAGTCTCCACAAGTTTGTGCAAAAATGAATTatcatgttctccagcatgatttgaAATGATCTACTGAGCTTCAATGGAAGCAAGAACATCTGTCTGTACAAAAGAGTTCACGTGATCAATGTTACAAATGTGATTAGTGACCTAGAAATAGCGCAGAATATAAAACACTTGTTCTCATaattcttttttaaaacatctcaaACCTATAAACCTTCAAGGtttagattatattttaaatccCTGATTTTCAATGTGGTCTCGGATTTTTAACCCCCCACTGTATTCCTGAAAATTGCAAAAAGTAATCTTCAAGATCTCCATTAAAATCCAACACAATCACCATGTCAAAATCACTGCATTGACTGAACACTCTTCTGTTGTTTAGGAGGAGTGGCAGCATCAATGCCCAGGATTTATAACACAGCTTCTATTATTAGCAGAGACCTATGCAATGATTTGTTTGCATTCATACTGCCATTGTATCGCCAAAGAATAGGAACCAGACACAAAATAAGCTCTTAGATATGAGATTACAGCACTCTGAACATTGCTATAGTTCAGTGAATCATTTTCAATTCTTCAGGGGAAAGCATCACAACTAGCATCTGCATGTGACTACAAAAGCAATAGACCAGTTGCCTAATTGCTAGCATTAATGTAAAGTCTCAATTTCGATGGCATtataaagatttaaatgtttggtTTAAGACAGTCTTACCGTGTGTTAGATGTGTACACCTCCTTCTGTCACATTTTCTGTTTACACCTAATAGAGAAATGCAAGAACAAGAAAAACTAGTTGATCTGTTTAACTTGAAGGAAACctggactctctctctctctcgcctgAGTTTCAGGATATGAGGAGCACAGAAACCTGGGTGGAAGTGCGTTAATACATTCCTGTAAGTACATTCCTCTGACATACCTGACAAACGCAACAGAATTTCAGATAGATATTTATGAGAGATTTATAAGAAACTGTCATGCGCCCAAAACAGATTGTAAAActggaaaatattaaaaaagcaACACATGTATTCACACATAAAGACAAGTGAAAAATATGAGTTAATACTCACAGTGCCAGTCGAAGAACTGCGTTGTTGCTGCTTCAGTTCAGAGTGTTCAGGCTAGGCTTGTTTGTCTAGATCTGTCATTCTCCTCTCACCCTCCCTCtctcttattttttttcagtgtccACTGTTCCTCTGTCACTCACAGGTGTTAAGAATTGCTGTTACCTCAGTGTTTAAGTTATATGCCATATAC includes the following:
- the eps8l1a gene encoding epidermal growth factor receptor kinase substrate 8-like protein 1a: MAAPQVIPRRLSKSIKLPPNDTAAYPGPAVNGGVKTDTHLINAQREVELVNHCFADVERFMARLQVTAEALEQQSMKKSRKKKSSKKNKKQDDGLLKPTLTPPSEQEFVDIFQKIKYSFCLLDRLKMKISEPSSEELLHHVFIPLHLMVKTTGGPKLAATVSSPALTSGAISLLQQNLNEQEKQLWTSLGPNWTLPFSQLSETVPPYKPVFLDGWQPMVIDAYGQPIEDPIESQHKHEALIQTQQVLDQARLTVHHEHDGMEDSLPPHEERMYRCSYDFVARNSSELSVLQGETLEVLESSKRWWKCKNDYGQIGFVPHNILEPINHAEVDSSNVVMRNQSMKAPISPPRAMSFYAAPNSSGEKAIRPDPRPHSMPPVGEDGEKVILMNDELLQRLANGRAASVRPVVINKANDTTAPLDYHSTSAEVQEWLRAKGFNEYTVNSLGVLTGAQLFSLNKEELRSVCPEEGIRVYSQVMVQKALLDDVRKATELEAIMKKQKMKVDLKAEGGEF